In one window of Bemisia tabaci chromosome 4, PGI_BMITA_v3 DNA:
- the RpL15 gene encoding large ribosomal subunit protein eL15, translated as MGAYKYIQELYRKKQSDVMRYLLRVRVWQYRQLSRVHRAPRPTRPDKARNLGYRAKQGFLIYRTKVRRGNRRKPVPKGCTYGKPKNHGVNQLKPTRNLQALAEERVGRVCGGLRVLNSYWVGQDNTYKYYEVILIDPFHKAIRRDPKVNWICNPVHKHRELRGLTSAGRSSRGLGRGPKFAHTIGGSRRKCWRRQNTLQLRRKR; from the exons ATGGGGGCCTACAAATATATTCAAGAACTTTACAGGAAAAAGCAGAGTGATGTTATGCGGTACTTACTACGTGTCCGCGTTTGGCAGTACAGGCAATTATCACGAGTTCACAGAGCACCCAGACCAACTCGACCTGACAAAGCACGAAATCTAGGATACAGAGCCAAGCAAG GATTTTTAATATACCGCACGAAAGTACGACGAGGTAACCGTAGGAAGCCTGTACCAAAGGGGTGCACGTATGGAAAACCTAAAAATCATGGTGTCAACCAATTGAAACCTACTCGCAACCTTCAGGCTCTTGCAGAG GAACGTGTTGGACGTGTCTGTGGAGGTTTAAGGGTACTGAACTCATACTGGGTAGGACAAGATAATACCTACAAATACTACGAAGTCATTCTGATCGATCCTTTCCACAAG GCTATTCGTCGTGATCCTAAAGTCAACTGGATCTGTAACCCAGTTCACAAGCACAGAGAATTGCGTGGATTAACATCAGCTGGACGTAGCTCCCGAGGTCTCGGAAGAGGACCAAAATTCGCACACACCATTGGTGGTTCTCGTCGCAAATGCTGGCGCAGGCAGAACACCCTCCAACTCCGAAGAAAGcgctaa